Below is a genomic region from Tepidiforma bonchosmolovskayae.
CAGTGGTGGAGGACCAGCCGGGTTTCGCCGGGGCGCTCCTCGACCTCGGGCATGTAGCCGGCCCCTTCGAAGACGGCGACGACGCCGCGGAGGGGCGACACGCGGGACTCGCGCTCGAGCGTGGCGCGGTAGGTATCGATGACGCGGGCCTCGAGGCGTTCGAGGATGCGTTCGCGGGTTTCGACGGGCTCGGCGGCGACGGCGTCGAGGAGGTAGGCGAGCGCCTCGTGGTGCAGCCTGGGGAAGAGGGCATCGCCGCGGGGGGTGAGGAGGTAGCGGTGGCGGGGCCGGCCGGGGCCGCGGCGCTCGGGCTCATGGTCGATGAGGCCCTGCGCTTCGAGGGTCTGGAGGTGCTGGCGAGCGGCGCCGACGGAGAGGAAGCAGTGGGCCGCGACCACTTCGGCCGTCGCCGAGTGGAGGCGCTTAAGGGCGACGAGGATGGCCCGGCGGGTTGGGTCGAGGAGGTCGAGGCAGGACTGGGGCATCTCGATGTTATCGTAAACCAGACGGCGGGGTCTCGTGTGCGGACTGCGCGCCGACCGCACCGGCCGAGGATGTCGCCCGTCCGTGCACCGGAGCGCCGCCCGTCCAGGGGCTGGCGGGAAAGATACGGGGCTGCGAGGCCATGCGATCATCCGGCGGCGCCTGTTCCGTCTTTCGCAATAATTCTCATTGAATTCATAAGAAACCGGGAGGCACGGGGGCCGGGCGCCGGTGCCAGAATGGGCAGGTATGGACGGCGGGCTGAAGGGCCGGGTGCTGGCGGTCTGCCGGGAGGCGGGCTTCCCGCTGGCGGGGGTGGCGCGGGCCGCGCCGGCGGGAGGAGCGCGCGCGGCGGCGGAGCGCGCGCTCGCGGCAGGGCTGTTCGGGGAGATGCGGTGGATGGACGCCGACTGGGTTGCACGGGCGACGGACCCGGGGCGGTTCCTCGCGGGGGCGAAGAGCCTCGTGGTGGTTGCGCTGCCGGCGCACGCTCCTGACCCGCCGCGGCCGGCGGACGGCCGGGCGCGCGGGCTCGTGGCGCGGTACGCGCGGGGGCGGGATTACCACCGGGTGTTCGAGGCGCGGCTGCGGAAGGCGGTGCGCCGGCTGCGGGAGAAGTTCGGGGCAGAGGCGCGGGCGACCGTGGATTACGGGCCGCTGCTGGAGCGGCCGTATGCCGCGGCAGCGGGGCTGGGCTGGATAGGGAAATCGACGATGCTGCTTGCGCCGGGGTTCGGGCCGTGGGTGCTGCTGGGGGTGATCGCGACGACGCTGGAGCTGGAGCCGGACCCGCCCCTGCGGAAGAGCTGCGGGAGCTGCCGGCGGTGCATCGTCGCGTGCCCGACGGGCGCGATCGCGCCGGACGGCGGCGTGGTGGATGCGCGGCGGTGCATCAGCTACCTGACGATTGAGCACCGGGGCGTCATCCCGCGGGAGCTGCGGGCGGCGATGGGGGCGCGGGTGTTCGGCTGCGACGACTGCCTCGATGCGTGCCCGGTGGGGGCGAACCGGTGGGAGGCCGACCCGGAGCTGCAGGCGGCGTCGGCCGAGCGGGCGTGGCCGGAGCTGGCGTCGTTCCTGGCGATGGACCAGGAAGCGTTCGCGGCGGCGTACCGGGGGACGGCGCTGATGCGGGCGAAGCGGGACGGGATGGCGCGAAATGCGTGCATCGCACTGGGGAACGCGGGTTCGGCGGAGGATGCGGAGGTGCTCGCCGCGGCGCTGGAGGATTCGTCGCCGCTAGTGCGCGGGCATGCCGCGTGGGCGCTCGGGCGGCTGGCGGCGCGGACCGGGGCGGAGGTGCGGGGACGCCTGGCGGGGCGGCTGGCGGCAGAAGATGATCCGTGGGTGCGCGAGGAGCTGGAGCTGGCGCTGGCGGAGGCTGACGGCCGGGACGCGACGGGGTAGGCTATCGGCGCGAAGTTCGACCCCGGAATCGCGGGGAAAGGAGTGACGAGCATGGGTGAGATGGTGACCTTCCCGGCAAACGGCGGGACCTGCAGCGGATACCTTGCGAAGCCGGCTTCGGGCACGGGCAAGGGCGTGATCGTGATCCAGGAGTGGTGGGGGCTGAACGACAACATCAAGGGAATTGCGGACCGGTTCGCGGCGGAGGGGTTTGTTGCGCTGGCCCCGGACCTGTACCACGGGGTGGTGACAAAGGAGCCGGACGAGGCCGGCAAGCTGCTGATGGCGCTGAACATCCAGCGGGCAGAGGCGGACTTGAAGGGGGCGGTCGCCTATCTGAAGGAGATGACCGGGGGACCGGTGGGGACGGTGGGCTTCTGCATGGGCGGGGCGCTGAGCCTGTTCGCGGCGTGCAACAGCGACGGCGATGTGGGGGCGTGCGTCGACTTTTACGGCGGGCACCCGGCGGTGAAGTACAACTGGGACAACCTGACGGCGCCGGTGCTGGGGATCTGGGCCGAGCACGACGACTTCGTGAACCCGAACATCCCGACCTACAAGGCCGAGCTGGAGAAGCGGAACATCACGCACGAGTTCATCACCTACCCGGGGACGCAGCACGCGTTCTTCAACGACGAGCACCCGGAGCCGCAGTACAACCCGGCGGCGGCGAAGGATGCGTGGGAGAAGACGCTGGCCTGGTTCCGGAAGTACCTGTAACTCCCCGGAGACGCTGGGAGCCCCGGCGGCGCGGCCGGGGCTTTTCGTTTGGCGAAGGAGCTTTGCGCCATGGGCATGCTGGACGGAAAAGTGGCGATTGTCACGGGCGGCGCCTCGGGCATTGGAAAGGCGATCGTGGAGGCGTTCGTGCGGGAGGGGGCGCGGGTGATCGTCGGGGACGTGGACGCGGCGGGCATCGGCCGGGTCATCGGAGAGCTGGGCCACAACCAGGTCGACGGCGCGGAGGTCGACGTGCGGGACGAGGGCGCGGTCGAGCGGATGGTCGGGCAGGCGGTCCGGCGGTTCGGGCGGCTGGACATTGCCGTGAACAACGCGGGGGTCGGGGGGTTCGCGCCGATCCAGGCGTACCCGCTGGAGGAGTGGGAGCGGGTCATCGGGATTTCGCTGACGGGGACGTTCCTGTGCATCAAGCACGAGGCGGCGCGGATGATGGCGCAGGGGCGGGGCGGGAGCATCATCAATATCGCGAGCCTGAACGCGATCCAGCCGGCGGAGGGGTTCGCGGCGTACTGCGCGGCAAAGGCAGGGGTGGCGATGCT
It encodes:
- a CDS encoding helix-turn-helix transcriptional regulator, yielding MPQSCLDLLDPTRRAILVALKRLHSATAEVVAAHCFLSVGAARQHLQTLEAQGLIDHEPERRGPGRPRHRYLLTPRGDALFPRLHHEALAYLLDAVAAEPVETRERILERLEARVIDTYRATLERESRVSPLRGVVAVFEGAGYMPEVEERPGETRLVLHHCPVAEAAAANPLLCEVEQRCLAAAVKRTPLRRTAWQPAGDPVCAYVFEPGDG
- the queG gene encoding tRNA epoxyqueuosine(34) reductase QueG, which produces MDGGLKGRVLAVCREAGFPLAGVARAAPAGGARAAAERALAAGLFGEMRWMDADWVARATDPGRFLAGAKSLVVVALPAHAPDPPRPADGRARGLVARYARGRDYHRVFEARLRKAVRRLREKFGAEARATVDYGPLLERPYAAAAGLGWIGKSTMLLAPGFGPWVLLGVIATTLELEPDPPLRKSCGSCRRCIVACPTGAIAPDGGVVDARRCISYLTIEHRGVIPRELRAAMGARVFGCDDCLDACPVGANRWEADPELQAASAERAWPELASFLAMDQEAFAAAYRGTALMRAKRDGMARNACIALGNAGSAEDAEVLAAALEDSSPLVRGHAAWALGRLAARTGAEVRGRLAGRLAAEDDPWVREELELALAEADGRDATG
- a CDS encoding dienelactone hydrolase family protein translates to MGEMVTFPANGGTCSGYLAKPASGTGKGVIVIQEWWGLNDNIKGIADRFAAEGFVALAPDLYHGVVTKEPDEAGKLLMALNIQRAEADLKGAVAYLKEMTGGPVGTVGFCMGGALSLFAACNSDGDVGACVDFYGGHPAVKYNWDNLTAPVLGIWAEHDDFVNPNIPTYKAELEKRNITHEFITYPGTQHAFFNDEHPEPQYNPAAAKDAWEKTLAWFRKYL
- a CDS encoding SDR family NAD(P)-dependent oxidoreductase, which produces MGMLDGKVAIVTGGASGIGKAIVEAFVREGARVIVGDVDAAGIGRVIGELGHNQVDGAEVDVRDEGAVERMVGQAVRRFGRLDIAVNNAGVGGFAPIQAYPLEEWERVIGISLTGTFLCIKHEAARMMAQGRGGSIINIASLNAIQPAEGFAAYCAAKAGVAMLTKVAALELGRHGIRVNAIGPGLIHTPATAPMTAVPGVEAAFIAETALGRAGEPEDVAGLALYLASDVSSLMTGQTLYIDGGASLKKYPELFSFVGGSGSGAG